In Archangium violaceum, the following are encoded in one genomic region:
- a CDS encoding alpha/beta fold hydrolase: MNRPAQAFQRIRSFVSSQVDVSRSLAQALQDRSINPYPYLKPFIEKAAGVREPPISPTPHSVVYTRGSMRLLRYAAPRRRHRTPILFVYSLINRWYILDFLPGRSLIEYLTRQGYDVYAIDWGIAGPDEQNLSWSELLGGHLRSAVRWTLRVSDSEDLTLYGYCMGGTMSLAYTSLYPEGVRNLVVQATPVDFSKGGIYSLWTQQRHFDVDSLVDAYGNVPTYVLESGFFMAGPVQRITKWLDVCRQIDDPGFVTTFLALERWGSDAVPFPGEVYRQYIRDCYQQNLFCQNRMEVGGERVDLGSIQCPVLNIIAEQDNIAPPAMSEPLPDLVKECETMRFPVGHIGLSASSKAPVKVWPRIAAWIGQHSRPMEGGE, from the coding sequence GTGAATCGGCCCGCCCAAGCCTTCCAGCGGATCCGCTCGTTCGTCTCGTCCCAGGTCGACGTCTCGCGCTCGCTCGCGCAGGCCCTGCAGGACCGCTCCATCAACCCCTACCCGTACCTCAAGCCCTTCATCGAGAAGGCCGCTGGCGTGCGCGAGCCCCCCATCAGCCCCACGCCGCACTCGGTGGTGTACACGCGCGGCAGCATGCGCCTGTTGCGCTACGCCGCGCCCCGGCGCCGCCACCGCACGCCCATCCTCTTCGTCTACTCGCTCATCAATCGCTGGTACATCCTCGACTTCCTGCCCGGGCGCAGCCTCATCGAGTACCTCACCCGCCAGGGCTACGACGTCTACGCCATCGACTGGGGCATCGCCGGCCCGGACGAGCAGAACCTCAGCTGGAGCGAGCTGCTCGGTGGCCACCTGCGCAGCGCCGTGCGCTGGACGCTGCGCGTGAGCGACAGCGAGGACCTGACGCTCTACGGCTACTGCATGGGCGGCACCATGTCCCTGGCCTACACGTCCCTCTACCCCGAGGGCGTGCGCAACCTCGTGGTGCAGGCCACCCCCGTGGACTTCAGCAAGGGCGGCATCTACTCGCTGTGGACGCAGCAGCGGCACTTCGACGTGGACTCGCTGGTGGACGCCTACGGCAACGTGCCCACCTACGTGCTGGAGAGCGGCTTCTTCATGGCCGGCCCCGTCCAGCGCATCACCAAGTGGCTCGACGTGTGCCGGCAGATCGATGACCCGGGCTTCGTCACCACCTTCCTCGCGCTGGAGCGCTGGGGCTCGGATGCCGTGCCCTTCCCCGGCGAGGTCTACCGGCAGTACATCCGTGACTGCTACCAGCAGAACCTCTTCTGCCAGAACCGCATGGAGGTGGGGGGCGAGCGCGTGGACCTGGGCAGCATCCAGTGCCCCGTGCTCAACATCATCGCGGAGCAGGACAACATCGCCCCGCCGGCCATGAGCGAGCCGCTGCCGGACCTGGTGAAGGAGTGCGAGACGATGCGCTTCCCGGTGGGCCACATCGGCCTGTCGGCTTCCAGCAAGGCGCCGGTGAAGGTCTGGCCGCGCATCGCCGCCTGGATCGGGCAGCACTCGCGGCCCATGGAGGGAGGAGAATGA
- a CDS encoding TetR/AcrR family transcriptional regulator gives MPRTPQQYQQLKEERRSALLKAAREVFARRGLAATKMTDLAAAAGISYGLVYHYFPDKESVFATLVEEAIQDGIRLLTAERQGPGTPWEQLQRFCAQILEHVREETSIPLILVQARASESIPAPVQRALERYTTQFFQQLVELIEAGQSAGQIVKIPAAELARLLLSTVQGLALTQVLPRPDDAPFPATDTVLRLFRP, from the coding sequence ATGCCCCGGACCCCCCAGCAGTACCAGCAGCTCAAGGAGGAGCGCAGGAGCGCGCTGCTGAAGGCGGCCCGCGAGGTCTTCGCCCGCCGGGGACTGGCGGCCACCAAGATGACGGACCTGGCCGCCGCGGCGGGGATCAGCTACGGGCTCGTCTACCACTACTTCCCGGACAAGGAGTCCGTGTTCGCCACACTCGTCGAGGAGGCGATCCAGGACGGCATCCGGCTCCTCACCGCGGAGCGGCAGGGTCCCGGTACACCCTGGGAGCAGCTCCAGCGGTTCTGCGCCCAGATATTGGAGCACGTCCGGGAGGAGACCTCGATTCCGCTCATCCTCGTCCAGGCGCGCGCCAGCGAGAGCATCCCCGCCCCGGTCCAACGGGCCCTGGAGCGCTACACCACCCAGTTCTTCCAGCAACTGGTGGAGCTCATCGAGGCCGGACAGAGCGCGGGGCAGATCGTGAAAATCCCCGCCGCGGAGCTCGCGCGGCTCCTGTTGTCCACCGTACAGGGGCTCGCGCTGACGCAGGTCCTCCCCCGGCCGGACGACGCCCCGTTTCCGGCCACCGACACCGTGCTCCGGCTCTTCAGACCCTGA
- a CDS encoding pyridoxal phosphate-dependent aminotransferase: MSDDISLPAFRTVPRTGVIYVTTEAMRRGYRGGDPEWCNLGQGQPETGELPNSPPRVGSVTVDVNDLEYAPVAGLWEVREAIASLYNRLYRRGLPSQYSAENVSLSGGGRAALTRAAASLGTVNLGHFLPDYTAYEELLDVFKAFTAIPILLEGERGYAFTHEDLRREIQGRGLSALLFSNPCNPTGKLVQGEELARWVSVARELECGLLIDEFYSHYIWTGRPGQLPVESAARYVEDVNKDPIVLFDGFTKNWRYPGWRMTWTIGPRQVIDAVSSAGSFLDGGGSRPLQRAAIPLLDEQAVVKETLAINHHFREKRDRFHSRLERLGIRTDRPPDGTFYVWGNVSGLPPPLNDGMGFFRAALDQKIITVPGEFFDVNPGKRRARPSRFRSYVRLSFGPSMEVLEKALGRLEAMVLRYTGG; encoded by the coding sequence GTGAGCGACGACATCTCCCTGCCAGCGTTCCGCACCGTGCCCCGCACGGGCGTCATCTATGTCACCACCGAGGCCATGCGCCGGGGCTACCGGGGCGGAGACCCCGAGTGGTGCAACCTCGGCCAGGGCCAGCCCGAGACGGGCGAGCTTCCCAACTCGCCCCCCCGGGTCGGCAGCGTCACGGTGGACGTGAACGACCTGGAGTACGCGCCCGTGGCCGGCCTCTGGGAGGTGCGCGAGGCCATCGCCTCCCTCTACAACCGGCTCTACCGGCGCGGCCTGCCCAGCCAGTACAGCGCGGAGAACGTCTCCCTGTCCGGCGGTGGCCGGGCCGCCCTCACCCGCGCCGCGGCCAGTCTCGGCACCGTCAACCTCGGCCACTTCCTCCCGGACTACACCGCCTACGAGGAGCTGCTGGACGTCTTCAAGGCCTTCACCGCCATCCCCATCCTCCTGGAGGGCGAGCGCGGCTACGCCTTCACCCACGAGGATCTGCGCCGCGAAATCCAGGGCCGGGGCCTGTCCGCGCTCCTCTTCTCCAACCCCTGCAACCCCACCGGCAAGCTGGTGCAGGGCGAGGAGCTCGCGCGCTGGGTGTCCGTGGCCCGTGAGCTGGAGTGCGGCCTGCTCATCGACGAGTTCTACTCGCACTACATCTGGACGGGCCGCCCCGGCCAGCTCCCGGTGGAGAGCGCCGCGCGCTACGTGGAGGACGTCAACAAGGACCCCATCGTCCTCTTCGACGGCTTCACCAAGAACTGGCGCTACCCGGGCTGGCGCATGACGTGGACGATTGGCCCCCGCCAGGTCATCGACGCGGTGTCCAGCGCGGGCAGCTTCCTGGATGGTGGCGGCAGCCGGCCCCTGCAGCGCGCGGCGATTCCCCTCCTGGACGAGCAGGCGGTGGTGAAGGAGACGCTGGCCATCAACCACCACTTCCGCGAGAAGCGCGACCGCTTCCACTCGCGCCTGGAGCGGCTGGGCATCCGCACGGACCGCCCACCCGATGGCACCTTCTATGTCTGGGGAAATGTCTCCGGACTGCCCCCGCCCCTCAACGACGGCATGGGCTTCTTCCGCGCCGCGCTCGACCAGAAGATCATCACCGTGCCTGGCGAGTTCTTCGACGTGAACCCGGGCAAGCGGCGGGCCCGCCCCTCGCGCTTCCGCAGCTACGTGCGCCTGTCCTTCGGACCCTCCATGGAGGTGCTGGAGAAGGCCCTGGGCCGGCTGGAGGCGATGGTGTTGCGCTACACCGGCGGCTGA
- a CDS encoding alpha/beta fold hydrolase — protein sequence MNEVRVREEGAQVREGSIRLRDGRRLAYVESGNLEGSPVIFLHGNPGSRYMRHPDDGLTASLGVRLITPDRPGYGLSDFQRGRTLLDMPADIEQLANALGLGRFAVMGVSAGGPYVAACAYRLGERLTGAAIISGSAPFNRSGAVEGVNRDYRTAYALATWPHWLLQPIMTLHDRSVRRRPDRALAAVMAHCSADDRAVLSDPLIGSQVQGFRTEATRQGVQGMAREARLLTTPWGFPLGDIRVPVHLWYWEGDSIVPQQMGRYLHARIPHTVPHFLPGGGHFSIYTHWKDILRELVLR from the coding sequence ATGAACGAGGTGCGAGTACGGGAAGAGGGAGCCCAGGTGAGGGAGGGCTCCATCCGGCTGCGCGACGGGCGCCGGCTGGCGTACGTCGAGTCCGGGAACCTGGAGGGCAGTCCCGTCATCTTCCTGCACGGCAATCCCGGCTCCCGCTACATGCGGCACCCGGACGACGGGCTCACGGCGAGCCTGGGCGTGCGGCTCATCACCCCGGACCGTCCCGGCTACGGGCTGTCCGACTTCCAGCGGGGACGCACCCTGCTGGACATGCCCGCGGACATCGAGCAGCTGGCCAACGCGCTGGGGCTGGGCCGCTTCGCCGTCATGGGAGTGTCCGCGGGAGGCCCCTACGTGGCGGCCTGCGCGTACCGCCTGGGCGAGCGGCTCACGGGAGCGGCCATCATCTCCGGCTCCGCGCCCTTCAACCGCAGCGGGGCCGTGGAAGGCGTCAACCGGGACTACCGCACCGCCTACGCCCTGGCCACCTGGCCGCACTGGCTGCTGCAGCCGATCATGACCCTCCATGACAGGTCCGTGCGCCGCCGGCCGGATCGGGCCCTGGCGGCGGTGATGGCGCACTGCTCCGCCGATGACCGCGCCGTGCTGTCGGACCCGCTCATCGGCTCGCAGGTGCAGGGCTTCCGCACCGAGGCCACGCGCCAGGGCGTCCAGGGCATGGCGCGGGAGGCCCGGCTGCTCACCACGCCCTGGGGCTTCCCGCTCGGGGACATCCGCGTGCCGGTGCACCTCTGGTACTGGGAGGGAGACTCCATCGTGCCGCAGCAGATGGGGCGCTACCTGCACGCCCGTATCCCCCACACGGTGCCCCACTTCCTGCCGGGCGGAGGGCACTTCTCCATCTATACGCATTGGAAGGACATCCTCAGGGAGCTCGTCCTCCGCTAG